The following are encoded in a window of Arthrobacter woluwensis genomic DNA:
- a CDS encoding cystathionine beta-synthase, with amino-acid sequence MKYAESVLDLIGNTPLIKLNHVTEGIEATVLVKLEYLNPGGSIKDRIAAKMVADAEASGKLQPGGTIVEPTSGNTGVGLALVAQQKGYKCIFVVPDKVGEDKRAVLQAYGAEVVVTPTSVAPDSPQSYYGVSDRLVREIPGAYKPDQFSNPAAPGSHYESTGPEIWQDTDGKITHVVIGAGTGGTITGTGRYLKEVSADRPASEGGQVKVIGADPEGSVYSGGTGRPYFVEGVGEDMWPGNYDKSVPDEVIAVSDADSFAMTRRLAREEGLLVGGSSGMAVVAALRAAKDLPKDAVVVVILPDSGRGYLAKIFNDQWMRSYGFLPGAEEDTVGAVLEGKNGSLPDLVHIHPNESVRDVINIMTEYGVDHIPVLSAEPPVVMGEVLGSVDERTLTSKLFRGEAKMTDKIADHMGEKLPVIGSLESISAARALLSESDTIMVTFVGAPVGIVTRHDLLAYLSN; translated from the coding sequence AGTCCGTCCTGGACCTGATCGGCAACACGCCCCTCATCAAGCTCAACCACGTGACGGAAGGCATCGAAGCCACCGTCCTGGTCAAGCTCGAATACCTCAACCCCGGCGGGTCCATCAAGGACCGCATCGCGGCGAAGATGGTCGCCGATGCGGAGGCGAGCGGCAAACTCCAGCCCGGCGGCACCATCGTGGAGCCCACCAGCGGCAACACGGGTGTGGGTCTGGCTCTCGTGGCTCAGCAGAAGGGCTACAAGTGCATCTTCGTGGTCCCGGACAAGGTGGGCGAGGACAAGCGCGCCGTGCTGCAGGCGTACGGCGCTGAAGTCGTGGTGACCCCCACGTCCGTCGCCCCGGACAGCCCGCAGAGCTACTACGGGGTGTCGGACCGTCTGGTCCGCGAGATCCCCGGCGCCTACAAGCCGGATCAGTTCTCCAACCCCGCCGCCCCGGGCAGCCACTATGAGTCCACCGGTCCCGAGATCTGGCAGGACACCGACGGCAAGATCACCCACGTGGTGATCGGCGCGGGTACCGGAGGCACCATCACCGGCACCGGCCGCTACCTCAAAGAGGTCTCCGCGGACCGTCCCGCATCCGAAGGCGGCCAGGTCAAGGTCATCGGCGCGGACCCGGAAGGCTCCGTCTACTCCGGCGGCACGGGACGCCCGTACTTCGTCGAGGGTGTGGGCGAGGACATGTGGCCCGGCAACTATGACAAGTCCGTGCCGGACGAGGTCATCGCCGTCTCCGATGCCGACTCGTTCGCCATGACCCGCCGGCTCGCCCGTGAAGAGGGCCTCCTGGTGGGCGGATCCAGCGGTATGGCCGTGGTCGCCGCTCTGCGCGCGGCCAAAGACCTCCCGAAGGACGCCGTCGTCGTGGTGATCCTCCCGGACTCCGGGCGTGGTTACCTCGCCAAGATCTTCAACGACCAGTGGATGCGGTCCTACGGATTCCTCCCGGGCGCCGAAGAGGACACCGTGGGCGCCGTGCTGGAGGGGAAGAACGGGTCCCTGCCGGACCTGGTCCACATCCACCCCAACGAGTCCGTTCGCGACGTCATCAACATCATGACCGAATACGGGGTGGACCACATCCCCGTGCTCTCCGCCGAACCGCCCGTGGTGATGGGTGAGGTCCTGGGATCCGTGGACGAACGCACCCTGACCAGCAAGCTCTTCCGCGGCGAAGCCAAGATGACGGACAAGATCGCGGATCACATGGGGGAGAAGCTGCCCGTGATCGGCTCCCTCGAGTCCATCTCCGCGGCCCGCGCCCTGCTCTCCGA